CGGCCCATGGGTCGACGCCAATCGCTCGGACCGCCAAGGCTCGGCCGCAGCCGGTCAAGCGCGCCGCGCCGGCCCGCATTGGCCCCAAGAAGGCCCACGGGACATCGGCAGCCGCCATCCCGTTCGACGAGGACGGCGACTTCGGCGAGTTTAAGAAGGCCGCCTAGATGTTTCCCCATTGCGGCCGTGCTGGTGAACAACCGGCGCGGCCGTTTTCACATTCTCGACCGAAAGCGCCAACCATTCGCTGCCTACTGCCAAACGCCTCATCCGCTTCTTGCAGGGAGGCTCGACCGAGAATAAAGCGGCCCCAAATTGTCGCCGATAGATATGTTGTGCGGAACATCGGTCACCTCGGCTAGGCTGAAGTGGCACAGCGAACGCCTCGTAGAACCGCCTCGCTCCGACGCTTGGGAAATGGCAAACGCTGAGAAGCCTTCAGACGTTCGGTGCGCGATGATGCGTTATGCGCGCTGCACCCTGCTGACAGTTGTTCCGATAGACCGCATGCATCAGTTGCGACAGCCGATGGCCTACTCTTCCAGTCGTAGAGATTCCTATGGTAAGCGATTGTTTCAGCTCACCTGCATCCGACGCTCGGTCGCACCACCTCGACGAAGTTGTGGAGCAGGACCTGCGTTCGAGATGGCGTTTCATCCTGTTCGTCAATCTCGCCGCGTTGGCTTGGATCCTGTTCGTGCCGTTCGGCAAGGGCATGGTAAGTCTCCTTGCTAACACGGTTTTTCCCTTGTGCGGCGCGCTGTTGTGCGTGGTGCTGGGAAAGCGGTTTCGCAATGTTGTTCCAGCGGCGGAAGAACATGCCGGCATGCGGCAGGCAGCGTGGATGTTGATGGTGGCTGGCAGCGTCACGTACGCCGTCGGCAGCATGATCTACTACTACTACGACCTTGTCCTGGACGAACCACCGTTCCCGTCGATCGCTGATGCGATCTTCTTTTGCAGTTACCCGTTGATCATCTCCGGAATGACGCTGCTTCCGACACGCAAGACGTCGAGCGTGGTGCGTGGGCGACTGCTCTTGGACACGCTGATCACGACCGTCGCTGCGGCCACGTTCAGTTGGTACTTCCTCCTCGGTCCGATTCTCCAGCAAGATTCGGACTCATGGCTCGGCCGCGTGCTGGCATCCGGCTATACAATCTTCGACGTCGCTGGCCTGTTTTGCATCCTGCTCCTGTCCGGGCGCCTCACCGGCACCGCCGCGCGATTCGTCGTCCTGCCAGTCGTGTTGGGGAACGTGTGCAACATCGCAGCCGACACCCTCTGGGGATACCGCATCTTGAACGGGGTATACGAAGTTGGGGAACCACTAGACGTTCTGTGGCCGACCGGGTTCATGCTGATCTGCCTCGCCGCCCGCGCGCATCGCTTGGCCCCTTACTGTTCGCTCGACCGCGATGACGCCGAGGTGCCCACCCACGCAGTCACGAATGGCGCCTCTAGCGCTTGGCGGCCACTCGTGCCGTATGCGCTCATGCCACTGCTGGCCGGGATGATCGTCTATGACTACCGCACGCAGTCAAACGCGTGGCTGAGCTACGGCGTATACGGCGGGTCACTGTTGCTGCTGTGCCTACTACTCGTCCGACAGCTGCTGTCGATCATCGAGAACGCCCGATTGAACCGAGAGCTTTCGAAGGCGTTCGGCCAGCTCGATTTTAGCCACCAGTCGCTCAGCCGAGCCCACGCGAAACTGGAGGCGATTGGTCGGGCGTCGATGGACGGTGTGCTGCTGTTCGACGAGACGCTTTCGGTGACCGAGGTAAATCCTGCCGCCCAGCGGCTGTTCGGGCAT
The sequence above is drawn from the Tepidisphaeraceae bacterium genome and encodes:
- a CDS encoding ATP-binding protein gives rise to the protein MEQDLRSRWRFILFVNLAALAWILFVPFGKGMVSLLANTVFPLCGALLCVVLGKRFRNVVPAAEEHAGMRQAAWMLMVAGSVTYAVGSMIYYYYDLVLDEPPFPSIADAIFFCSYPLIISGMTLLPTRKTSSVVRGRLLLDTLITTVAAATFSWYFLLGPILQQDSDSWLGRVLASGYTIFDVAGLFCILLLSGRLTGTAARFVVLPVVLGNVCNIAADTLWGYRILNGVYEVGEPLDVLWPTGFMLICLAARAHRLAPYCSLDRDDAEVPTHAVTNGASSAWRPLVPYALMPLLAGMIVYDYRTQSNAWLSYGVYGGSLLLLCLLLVRQLLSIIENARLNRELSKAFGQLDFSHQSLSRAHAKLEAIGRASMDGVLLFDETLSVTEVNPAAQRLFGHSGGSVVGTSMSSLFRLANRNAMTLHLVTDALIGHRIDAEARRADGTTFPAELAVVKMDLHGPSAFVAFVRNQTLQRATEAERENLHSRLMTASRQAGMAEMASGVLHNVGNVLNSINVSAAVVSETLRGSEVASLKRASELIDQHLSDFATYVTEDDRGRQLPAFLVEVAKAIANEQDVLLHELRSLGSGVEHIKQIISAQQAHAKSSVIAEPVSPRALVESAITMHSESLSNHDIRIIRKFDGADDNAVLDRHKVLQILVNLISNAKQAVKEAKRDGGTVMVSIGWSRATASGHAPRIRFTIADNGVGIPQDSLTKIFSHGFTTRSNGHGFGLHSAANLAREMGGTLRATSDGLGTGAAFELDVPSVTCPAATIDLATSEAT